In Methanobrevibacter sp., the DNA window ATTTGTATTTGCAGCACCTGGAGCTGTTTATACCTATGGAAACTTCGTAAGCGAAAGAGAAAATGGAATAATCTCAATAAGCGGACCTATTGTAAACATTATTTTAGCATTGATATTTTTAGGTGTGGCCGTTTTCATTTATCCTGCCGCATTCTACAGTGGAAGTCTGCAGATTGCATTTTTAGTTTGCAGTTTAGGTTTTAGTATAAATAGCTATTTGGCTGTTTTTAATTTAATACCAGTATGGAACTTAGATGGATCAAAAGTTCTAAGATGGAATGGATTGATTTGGGTAATTACAATAGCGATTGCTGGAATAATGACCTATTTCTCCATGACAATAGGTGTTGAAAATATTGTAAGAGCAATAATAGGATTATAGATTATGTTAAATGATGAAAAAATTGAATTTTTTGAAGGAACACAAAGAGTTACAACTCCTGAGAAAACTATAGAAAAATATGAACCGATGCTTAGAACTGCTGGAATAACCAGAATAACTGAAATTACACATCTAGACAGAATAGGAATTCCAGTGTTTTCAGCCATTAGACCTACCTCTCAAGATGGAGGAGTCAGTGTCTATGCAGGCAAAGGAATTGGAGTGAATCAGGCAAAGGCATCTGCAATAATGGAAGGTTTTGAAAGATATTCCGCAGAAAGGCAGGGAAATGAAGAAATCGTTGTTGCAAACATGAATGACCTTGAAGGAAACTATATTGATCCTAAAACACTTAATCTTCCCCAGGAAACAAAAAACTACAGCAATTTTGAAATTGAATGGAGTACTGCCTTTGATTTGGTGACTGAGAAAGAATTTTATGTCCCTTCAAATGCAATTTATCATCCATACATACCTGAAAATAACTGTTTGGCATTATTTAAAGGCCATACCAATGGATTGGCTTCTGGAAATGTAGTTGAAGAGGCCATTTTACACAGCATTTTTGAAGTTATTGAACGTGATGCATGGAGCATTTATGAACTTACCCGCAAAAACTCAAGGCAGATAAATCTTGAAACCGTAAAAAGTGACTTGATCAATGATTTGCTTGAAAAATTCAGTAAAAATGATATTGAGATAAGACTGTTCGATTTGACAGCAGACATCAAGGTTCCGACAATTCTTGCCTCTGCAGACGATACCCTACTTAAAGATGCAGGATTATTGTCCATAGGAATTGGAACACATCTTGATCCTGAAATAGCTGTTTTACGTGCCCTTACAGAAGTAGCACAAAGTAGAGCAACACAAATTCAAGGAGCCCGTGAAGATACCGTTCGTGCAGATATCGTGAGAAAAGTGGGCTATGAAAAAACAAAGAAAAAATACAAACATTACTTCAATGACAAGGAAAGCAAAATTGACTTTTCCGAAATTCCAAATAAAAGTACTGGGTCTTTAAAAGATGACATTGACATTGTGATTAAAGAGTTGAAAGCCAACGGCATTGAAAATGTCCTATATAAAGACATTACAAGGCCCGAAATCGGAGTGAATGTTGTGCGCGTCGTCATTCCAACAATGGAAATGTATTCCGTTGACAAGGGAAGAGTTGGAGACAGATGCTTAAAGATATGATAATATGAAGGCCATTATTTATACTGGACTCTCAGTGAGTTTTGATGAAGCGAAAGAGATATTGGATGAAAACGTTATTTATAAGCCCCCAATAAAAAGAGGAGATATCGGTGATGCCTTAAAAGAAAATCCAGACATTATTGGAATAATAGATGGGGTTTTCCACCAATCCCCTGCCGTTGCCCATAAGGAAATATTGAACGCAATCGATGCTGGAGTTAAGGTTATTGGATCATCAAGTATGGGAGCATTAAGAGCTTCTGAATTGGATGTGTTGGGAATGGTTGGAATAGGCTATGTTTATGAGCAATATAGAGACGGAGAGATAACTTCTGACGACGATGTTGCAGTTATGCTTGATCAGGAGACATTAGAACCTCTTTCAGTTCCTCTGGTCAATATGAAATATGTCTTTACAAAAGCCCAAGAGGAAAATGTGATAATCGCCAATGAAAAGGAGGAATTGCTACAGATAGCAAAAGAGATATTTTATCCAAAAAGAATTTATTCTGCCGTTTTGAATGAATCAAGCCTGAATGACGATAAAAAAAATAAGCTCATTGACTTTATCGCTATTTCTAAAGATATCAAAAAAGAAGATGGAAAAAAACTTATAAAATATGTTAAAGAGCTAATGGAAACAGCATGATTTTTATTAAAAAAAGAGAATAAAAAGATTATTTTTTACCTAATCTTTCCATATATTTTTTATAAACGATTTCTGGAGTTTCAATATGCTTTTCAACTTCTGTTTCTACAATTGAAACTTCATCCTCAGGACTTCTTTCAACACTTCTCAAACCATATACCATGATGTCGTCCCCTTCAATTTTAAAGCCAACGTCATCAGCCACAACATTCAATAAATTAATCTCTAATTGAGAAGCCTCACTTCTATCGTTATCAACTTTATAAATATATTTTAAGAATAAGTCCTTATGAGGCATGATTTCATTAACAGTTCTTTTTATTACAGATTCGAAAAGCTCTAAAAACTTAGCAACAATATCATCATCATTGTTCCAACAAAAAAGAACAGAATTAAGAACGATTTCATGCTCTGATGAATCGTCTCTTAATCTAGATCTAATCTTGATGATGCTATCATCTGATTTTATCATAAGGACTGGTTTAAGACCCATTATATCACTTATACTAAAGCCTTAATCAAGTCACTTGCCCTTACAAGACCTATTAAATCCCCATCAACATTAGTAACCGGAATTTGTTCAATATTCAACTGCTTCATCTTTTTAGCGCAATCTGAAACTTTAGTTTTTTCATTAGCTATTTCAATATTATCTCCAATAACGTCTTCAACTAACTTATCAGAGAATTTCAAATGATTCTTTTCAATGTATAAGACAGAAGTACTGTCCCAAGACCATTTGTCCCCTTCGGTTCCTACAGTAGAACTGTGTTCGGAACGTTCTGAGATAATTTCACTTTCAGCAATGAAATCAGTTTCAGTCAAGATACCAGTTAATTTTGCCTGATTATTTAAAGCTAAAATAGATTTAAGACCGAAAAGTTTCATACTTTCAAAAGCAACATTCAATGGAGTTCCTACCCAAGTTGTAGCAATATCAGTAATCATATACTTTCCAACAGGATCATTATTTTCCATATCTGCCAATGCTTTTGAAACCAAGTCAAATGAGGTTATGATTCCCACCAATTCATCTTCATCATTAACAACAGGAACTCTCCTCACATTATTTTCAATCATTTTTTTAGCAACGCTTTCAATATCTTCACCAACTGTTGCAGTAACAAGATCTCTAGACATCAACATGGCAATTTGATCTTCATCAGGATTTATAATCAAATCAGAACGTGTTAATAATCCAACAAGCTTATTAGTATCCCCTTTAACTACTGGAAGAACAGAAATATTTTCTTCCCTCATTAGTTTTAATGCTTTTTCCCTATTTCCAGGTACAGAAACACTAATTACCTTTTTAGACATAACTCTTTTAACTTTCATATTACCATCCCTACTAATAAATTAATTAAATTAACGTACTACTAAAACAGAACAATGAGCATGTTTTGATACTTTATCAGCTACACTACCCATAAGGAATTTATCCAATTTAGATTTTCCTGAACTTCCAACAACAATCAAATCGATATCTTCCTCTTCTGCAGCGGTTAAAATTTCTTTTGCTGGTGAACCTTCTTTTATTATGGATGTGATTTTAACATTGAAATTTTCTTCTTCATCCATATGTTCAAAATCTTCAATATTTTTCTCAGAATCTTGTTTTAATATTGAAGTTAATTCGAATACTTCTTCATCTAATGGAAGGCCGTTTACAAAGCTATTTTCAATAACACTAATAGCAAAAATTTCTGCATCCATTGATTTTGCAATTTCTAAAGCAATATGCTCTGCTCTTTGAGCAAATTCTGAACCATCAGTCGGAACTAAAATTCTTTTATACATATCAAATCCTCCTTTTAAGATATTAAATCTATTGATATTTATGAATTATATTTTTATGTATAATATATAATATATCTTTCGAATTTGAGCGATTTATTATATTAAGGTATGGATTTTTAGATTTTTGTTTAAAAACTATAAATTCGGCAAAACTATCCTCGCGAATAACTGCCTTTTTTATATGTTGATTAATGGAACTGCAGCATACATTTGTTGTAGCCATTTTAAGCAATTCCCTAGGATTTATATTATAATTTTGAGTTACAGAAACAAGTTTGATGGTAAATTCCAATTCCCTAAGCATGTTTGGAGAATTCAACATCAAATTATCTGATCCCAGTATCGGGGCAATATCAGACTCGACAATATCACTTATAGGGGCAATACCAACATTCAAAGTTGCATTGGCTCTAGGGCACAAACATAGATTAACATCGGAACTGGATATAATCTTCAAATCATCCTTCATTAAATTAGTCCCATGAACAATTTGATCGAAATTGCAGTCAATAGCCCTTTCAACTTCTGTCTTATTGAATTTTTCTAAGGAATTATGTTGAACTTCACTAGATTCCGCAACATGTATTGAAGAAATTTTAGACTGCTTTCTGCATTCTTCAGTAATTAAGTTAGCCACCTCATCAGTAATTTCACCAAATCCGCTCGGAGCAATTCCGTCCGCCACCTTCAGAATATCCCTAATGGCTTTTTTAACCCTTTTCAAATCAGGATCATCACCATAAAAGCTATTGTCACGGCCCAATATGATTGGATTAATTGGCATGTCCTTTGAAGCTTCTTTAAGAAGCTCTATTCCTTTAATTCCTCCCTCCCTATAGTCAATGAAATGTGTAGTTCCTGTTTTTATCATTTCCCACATTGAATCTTGCATTCCTGCAATGATGTCATCGTCATCGGCATTTGAAAGAGCAACATGCTTAACACCATTTGGAGGTTTTACCACCTCATCCAAAGTAAGGCCATAACCTTCATCCTTAATTATGGAATCTCCAATATGAGTATGGCCATTTAAAAATGTTGGAGAGACAATGCAACCTTCACAGTCAATTATTTTTCCTTCAAACGCGCCTTCATTAATTTCAATTATTTTTCCATCTTCAACAACGATATTTTCTTTTTTAGGAGTAAGATTTTCCCCCTTCAATATTGTTGCATTTGCAATAGTAAACATTAAAAAAAGATATGTAAAATCTAGTACTTATTTTATAGTGTAAAACCAATATAATATTAAAAATATATTTGAGATGATTTTTATTAACTCCCAGGAAATTAGATATTTTTACAGAAATATTGTTAAAACAAATAATGTTTACAGAATCAAATATAAAAATAAAGATTATGGTGAGTTTAAAAATTTATCTGACGCATTATATGAACGTGATGCCTTGTTTTACTGCAATTTCGACTATGATCTGCTAGTGGAATGCGACCTTGAAAACAAATATGAAAATATGGATTTGCCTCCGTTTCCAACCAAAAGATCCAAGGGGAGAATAAAGGGAACAAAAGTAAATAAAGAAAAAAGGGAAGGGGAAATCCTATTCAATCACAGTAAAAAGAAATTTTATGTGAAAAAAGAAGATAAAATTTACAAATACTGCGATACAATGACAGAAGCATATTATATTAAAAAAATACTAATGGAAAACAATTGGAACGAAAACAGCATCAAACAAACAATAACTGAAAAAATAGAAGTCAATATTGTAATTGATTCAAGTAAGGAATATGAAGTAAAAATAAGTTTCTGTCCTAACTGCAGACATAAGATAAAAAACAGCGCAAAAGAATGTCCGTATTGTGGATATAAAATAGAAGATTAATGAAGAATGATTATTCTCCATCAATATATTCATTTAATGATTTAACTTTAATTTCATTGTTTTGAACCGCTGCAATAGCGTTTAATGCAGCCCTTGCACCTGCAAGTGTGGTTACATATGGAATACCTAATTCAATAGCTAATCTTCTGATAATATAACCATCCTGTGCAGACTGTTTTCCTTCAGATGTGTTGATGATTAAATCAATTTCTTTGTTTAAGATAGCTTCCTTAATATTAGGAGAGCCTTGAGAAACCTTTTTGATTTTTTCTATGTTAACACTTGGAGCAGCGTCAGCAGTTCCACCAGTAGCTACTAATTCAAATCCTAATTCCTCTGCTTTTTCAGCAATAGGGAGGATTTTCTTCTTATCTGAATCTTTAACGCTTATGAATATTTTACCGGATTTTGGAAGATCCATTCCAGCAGCAAGCTGTGATTTGTAAAATGCCATTCCAAAGTTCTCGTCTATACCAATACTTTCCCCTGTAGATTTCATTTCAGGACCTAATACAGTATCGGATTCCGGAAGTTTCAAGAATGGGAAAACAGATTCCTTAACAGCCACATGGTCAATCTTGATTTCTTTAGTAAGTCCAAAGTCCTTAAGCTTGCTTCCAGTCATGATCCATGTTGCGATTTTTGCTAAAGGAACTCCAATAGCTTTACTTACAAACGGAACTGTTCTACTTGCACGAGGATTTGCTTCAATGATGTAAACACGTTCCTCATCAAGTTTGACAGCATATTGAATATTCATTAAACCTTTAACGTCCAATTCTAAAGCTAATTTTCTACTGCTTTCACGAATAGTATCTAAAATATGCTCAGGAATTGTTTGAGGAGGAATTACACAAGCAGAATCTCCTGAATGAACACCTGCTTCTTCAATGTGTTCCATGATTCCTGCAATGAATACATCTTCACCATCACAAAGAATATCAACATCCAATTCAATTGCATCCTCCAAGAATTTATCTACAAGAATAGGGTGTTCTGGGGAAACTTTTACTGCTTCCTTCATATATTCTTCAAGTTCATTGTCATCGTAAACAATTTCCATTGCTCTTCCACCAATTACATATGATGGACGCACAAGTACTGGATAAGTAATTCTTTGAGCAATTTCTTTTGCCTCTTCAAATGAGTTTGCAGTTCCATAAGGAGCTTGACGGATGTGAAGTTTCTCCAATAATTCTGCAAATAACTCCCTGTCCTCAACTCTGTCAATGCTTTCATATGGTGTTCCTAAAATTTTAACACCTGCATTAGCCAATGGCACTGCTAAATTAATTGAAGTTTGACCTCCAAATTGAACGATTACCCCATCAGGGTTTTCTTGTTCAACAATACCCATAACATCCTCAAATGTCAATGGTTCGAAGTAAAGTTTATCGGAAATGTCATAATCTGTACTTACAGTTTCAGGGTTGTTGTTTATTAATATAGTTTCAATATCCTCTTCTTTTAAGGCAAGAGAAGAATGTACACAACAATAATCGAACTCGATACCCTGACCTATTCTAATAGGACCTGCTCCCAAAATGATGATTTTCTTTTTATTGCTTGGTTCTGCTTCATTACCAACATCATGACTGCTGTAATAATATGGTGTTTTTGCTTCAAATTCAGCAGCACAAGTATCTACCATCTTATAGGAACGATTTACGTTATGAGTTTTGGTTAAGTTTTTAACATATTCCTCAGTTTGACCTACGAGATCAGCCAATCTCTTATTTGAGAATCCTAATTGTTTGGCTTTTCTTAAGAAGTCAGGATCATTGAGTTTTTCTTCTGTGACTTCATTTTCAAAGTCAACGATATTTTTAATCTTGTATAAGAACAATTCATCAAATTTGGTGAGTTTTTGAAGTTCCTCAACACTCATACCATCTTTGAATGCTGAATAAATTTGGAAGAATCTTTCATCGGTCGGATTAGCCAAATCATCCTCGTCATATTCAACATATTCAAATCCTGTGAAGCCCATATCAAGAGATCTGATAGCTTTTTGGAATGCTTCCTCCATGGTTCTTCCAATTGCCATTACTTCTCCAGTTGCCTTCATTTGAACTCCAATTTTACGGTTAATGCCCCTGAACTTGTCAAATGGCCATCTTGGAATCTTTACAACAACATAGTCAATTGCCGGTTCAAATGAAGCAGGAGTCTCCTTAGTAATATCATTTTTAATTTCATCTAAAGTCATTCCAAGAGCTATTTTTGATGAGATTTTAGCAATTGGATAACCGGTAGCTTTAGATGCAAGAGCACTACTTCTACTTACCCTTGGATTTACTTCAATAACCTTATATTCACCTGTTTCAGGATTTACTGCAAATTGAATATTACATCCACCGCGAATACCGAGGTTTCTGATAATTTTGATTGAAGCGTCCCTCAATGCTTGTGAATCCTTGTCATTTAAATTTTGAGCTGGAGCTACAACAACACTTTCCCCTGTGTGAATACCCATTGGGTCAATGTTTTCCATACTACATACAATAATACAAGTATCGTCTTTATCCCTCATTACTTCATACTCGTATTCTTTCCATCCCAAAACAGATTCATCAATAAGAACTTGGTTAATGAAACTCATATCCAATCCATGGGTTGTAATTTCAACCAATTCTTCCTCATTATGAGCTACTCCACCACCAGTACCTCCCAAGGTGAATGCAGGCCTTACAATTACAGGATAACCAATGTCTTTTACAGCCTCAATAGCTTCTTCAACACTTTCTACAGCATGGCTTTTAGGAATTGGCTCGTTTAGTCTGTGCATGAAATTACTGAAAAGGTCACGATCTTCCACATCTTTAATTGTTTGAACATCAGACCCCAATACTTTAATTCCATCCAATAAACCCAAATCTCCAAGGCCAGTAGCTATGTTTAATCCAGTTTGACCACCCATAGTTGGTAAAATTGCATCAACTTGTTCTTTTTCAATGATTTGAGCTACAATTTCAGGAGTTAATGGTTCTGTATAAACTGTATCTGCCATATCCATATCAGTTTGAATAGTTGCAGGATTACTGTTTACAAGCACGGTTTCAATTCCTTCTTCTCTAAGTGATTTACATGCTTGTGAACCGGAATAATCGAATTCTGCAGCTTGACCTATTTGGATAGGTCCAGAACCAATAATCAATACTTTTTTAATATCATTATCGACAGGCATTTTAATCCTCTTAAGTTATTTTAATAAAATGGTAATTTTAATAATCATCCATCATTTGGTTAAATTCATCAAATATGCTCCTTGTATCGTTAGGACCAGGACTAGCTTCAGGATGGTATTGAATGGTTTTTAAAGGCAATTCTTTATGAGATAAACCTTCAGGAGTACCATCATTAAGGTTAATTTGTGATAATACAAGGTCAGTATCCTTAAGTGACTCTTTATCAACTGTAAAACCATGATTTTGAGAAGTTATAACCACCTTTCCAGTTTCCAAATCCTTAACTGGCTGATTAGCTCCTCTGTGTCCAAATTTCATTTTATAGGATTTTGCACCAAATGATTTAGCAATTAACTGTTGACCCATACAAATTCCAAAGATTGGCAACCTATTGGATAATATTTTCATGGTTTCAATAGTTTCAGTTACCCTGTCAGGATTTCCAGGACCTGAAGTAATCATCAAACCTTTAGGATCATAATCCAAGATTGTTTTGTAATCAGTGTCGTATGGGAATAAGACAACACCAATGTCCCTATCTAAAAAGTTTTGAATGATACTTTTCTTAACACCACAGTCAATTAGGGCAACTTTCTTGTCGTTGTCTTGACCAAATTCCTTGATTTCCTTGGTGGATACTAGCGGCACCAAATCCACTTCAGAAATGTGTGGCTGGCTTTTTGCCATTTCAATTAATTCCTCATCAGGAATATCCTCAGTAGTGATAACACTTTTCATTGACCCTTTTTCACGAATTTTAAGAGTTAAATCCCTTGTATCCACACCACTTATTCCAGGTACTTCAAATTCAGTTAAAAACTCATCTAAGGTTTTTGGAGATGAAAAATTAGAAACATGTTTACATACTTCACGCACTACAAACCCTTCCACCTGGATTTTGTCAGATTGATACCATTCTTCACTAACACCATAATTACCTTCCAAAGGATATGTAGACATTAAAATTTCTCCTTTAAAGGATGGATCAGTTAAAGATTCAGTATAACCTCCCATACCAGTGGAAAAGACCAATTCACCAGTTTTAGTGGTTTCATAACCAAAACCTTCACCTTTAATAATAGTTCCGTCTTCTAAGACTAATTTAGCCTCTTTTACCATTAAATCACCATTTAATAAAAAAATATA includes these proteins:
- a CDS encoding site-2 protease family protein — protein: MIRFTKTEVRDLLISFIVISLSFAILFTGRNLASAIYILPIAMVGVGAGFILHELGHKFASIHFGYWAEYKLWPAGLVIALVSSFFGFVFAAPGAVYTYGNFVSERENGIISISGPIVNIILALIFLGVAVFIYPAAFYSGSLQIAFLVCSLGFSINSYLAVFNLIPVWNLDGSKVLRWNGLIWVITIAIAGIMTYFSMTIGVENIVRAIIGL
- a CDS encoding YcaO-related McrA-glycine thioamidation protein encodes the protein MLNDEKIEFFEGTQRVTTPEKTIEKYEPMLRTAGITRITEITHLDRIGIPVFSAIRPTSQDGGVSVYAGKGIGVNQAKASAIMEGFERYSAERQGNEEIVVANMNDLEGNYIDPKTLNLPQETKNYSNFEIEWSTAFDLVTEKEFYVPSNAIYHPYIPENNCLALFKGHTNGLASGNVVEEAILHSIFEVIERDAWSIYELTRKNSRQINLETVKSDLINDLLEKFSKNDIEIRLFDLTADIKVPTILASADDTLLKDAGLLSIGIGTHLDPEIAVLRALTEVAQSRATQIQGAREDTVRADIVRKVGYEKTKKKYKHYFNDKESKIDFSEIPNKSTGSLKDDIDIVIKELKANGIENVLYKDITRPEIGVNVVRVVIPTMEMYSVDKGRVGDRCLKI
- a CDS encoding TfuA-related McrA-glycine thioamidation protein, with the protein product MKAIIYTGLSVSFDEAKEILDENVIYKPPIKRGDIGDALKENPDIIGIIDGVFHQSPAVAHKEILNAIDAGVKVIGSSSMGALRASELDVLGMVGIGYVYEQYRDGEITSDDDVAVMLDQETLEPLSVPLVNMKYVFTKAQEENVIIANEKEELLQIAKEIFYPKRIYSAVLNESSLNDDKKNKLIDFIAISKDIKKEDGKKLIKYVKELMETA
- a CDS encoding CBS domain-containing protein, with the protein product MKVKRVMSKKVISVSVPGNREKALKLMREENISVLPVVKGDTNKLVGLLTRSDLIINPDEDQIAMLMSRDLVTATVGEDIESVAKKMIENNVRRVPVVNDEDELVGIITSFDLVSKALADMENNDPVGKYMITDIATTWVGTPLNVAFESMKLFGLKSILALNNQAKLTGILTETDFIAESEIISERSEHSSTVGTEGDKWSWDSTSVLYIEKNHLKFSDKLVEDVIGDNIEIANEKTKVSDCAKKMKQLNIEQIPVTNVDGDLIGLVRASDLIKALV
- a CDS encoding universal stress protein — protein: MYKRILVPTDGSEFAQRAEHIALEIAKSMDAEIFAISVIENSFVNGLPLDEEVFELTSILKQDSEKNIEDFEHMDEEENFNVKITSIIKEGSPAKEILTAAEEEDIDLIVVGSSGKSKLDKFLMGSVADKVSKHAHCSVLVVR
- a CDS encoding amidohydrolase family protein, whose product is MFTIANATILKGENLTPKKENIVVEDGKIIEINEGAFEGKIIDCEGCIVSPTFLNGHTHIGDSIIKDEGYGLTLDEVVKPPNGVKHVALSNADDDDIIAGMQDSMWEMIKTGTTHFIDYREGGIKGIELLKEASKDMPINPIILGRDNSFYGDDPDLKRVKKAIRDILKVADGIAPSGFGEITDEVANLITEECRKQSKISSIHVAESSEVQHNSLEKFNKTEVERAIDCNFDQIVHGTNLMKDDLKIISSSDVNLCLCPRANATLNVGIAPISDIVESDIAPILGSDNLMLNSPNMLRELEFTIKLVSVTQNYNINPRELLKMATTNVCCSSINQHIKKAVIREDSFAEFIVFKQKSKNPYLNIINRSNSKDILYIIHKNIIHKYQ
- a CDS encoding zinc ribbon domain-containing protein — translated: MIFINSQEIRYFYRNIVKTNNVYRIKYKNKDYGEFKNLSDALYERDALFYCNFDYDLLVECDLENKYENMDLPPFPTKRSKGRIKGTKVNKEKREGEILFNHSKKKFYVKKEDKIYKYCDTMTEAYYIKKILMENNWNENSIKQTITEKIEVNIVIDSSKEYEVKISFCPNCRHKIKNSAKECPYCGYKIED
- the carB gene encoding carbamoyl-phosphate synthase large subunit, whose amino-acid sequence is MPVDNDIKKVLIIGSGPIQIGQAAEFDYSGSQACKSLREEGIETVLVNSNPATIQTDMDMADTVYTEPLTPEIVAQIIEKEQVDAILPTMGGQTGLNIATGLGDLGLLDGIKVLGSDVQTIKDVEDRDLFSNFMHRLNEPIPKSHAVESVEEAIEAVKDIGYPVIVRPAFTLGGTGGGVAHNEEELVEITTHGLDMSFINQVLIDESVLGWKEYEYEVMRDKDDTCIIVCSMENIDPMGIHTGESVVVAPAQNLNDKDSQALRDASIKIIRNLGIRGGCNIQFAVNPETGEYKVIEVNPRVSRSSALASKATGYPIAKISSKIALGMTLDEIKNDITKETPASFEPAIDYVVVKIPRWPFDKFRGINRKIGVQMKATGEVMAIGRTMEEAFQKAIRSLDMGFTGFEYVEYDEDDLANPTDERFFQIYSAFKDGMSVEELQKLTKFDELFLYKIKNIVDFENEVTEEKLNDPDFLRKAKQLGFSNKRLADLVGQTEEYVKNLTKTHNVNRSYKMVDTCAAEFEAKTPYYYSSHDVGNEAEPSNKKKIIILGAGPIRIGQGIEFDYCCVHSSLALKEEDIETILINNNPETVSTDYDISDKLYFEPLTFEDVMGIVEQENPDGVIVQFGGQTSINLAVPLANAGVKILGTPYESIDRVEDRELFAELLEKLHIRQAPYGTANSFEEAKEIAQRITYPVLVRPSYVIGGRAMEIVYDDNELEEYMKEAVKVSPEHPILVDKFLEDAIELDVDILCDGEDVFIAGIMEHIEEAGVHSGDSACVIPPQTIPEHILDTIRESSRKLALELDVKGLMNIQYAVKLDEERVYIIEANPRASRTVPFVSKAIGVPLAKIATWIMTGSKLKDFGLTKEIKIDHVAVKESVFPFLKLPESDTVLGPEMKSTGESIGIDENFGMAFYKSQLAAGMDLPKSGKIFISVKDSDKKKILPIAEKAEELGFELVATGGTADAAPSVNIEKIKKVSQGSPNIKEAILNKEIDLIINTSEGKQSAQDGYIIRRLAIELGIPYVTTLAGARAALNAIAAVQNNEIKVKSLNEYIDGE
- the carA gene encoding glutamine-hydrolyzing carbamoyl-phosphate synthase small subunit; its protein translation is MVKEAKLVLEDGTIIKGEGFGYETTKTGELVFSTGMGGYTESLTDPSFKGEILMSTYPLEGNYGVSEEWYQSDKIQVEGFVVREVCKHVSNFSSPKTLDEFLTEFEVPGISGVDTRDLTLKIREKGSMKSVITTEDIPDEELIEMAKSQPHISEVDLVPLVSTKEIKEFGQDNDKKVALIDCGVKKSIIQNFLDRDIGVVLFPYDTDYKTILDYDPKGLMITSGPGNPDRVTETIETMKILSNRLPIFGICMGQQLIAKSFGAKSYKMKFGHRGANQPVKDLETGKVVITSQNHGFTVDKESLKDTDLVLSQINLNDGTPEGLSHKELPLKTIQYHPEASPGPNDTRSIFDEFNQMMDDY